The Tissierellales bacterium genomic interval CCAGCGGCAGGTAAACCAGGATTTGAACTTCCTGAGGATGAATTTGAAATGGGTCTTGGGATCCACGGAGAGCCAGGAACTCATAGAGAAAAAATGAAATCAGCAAAAGAGATAGTAAATGACTTGCTAGCAAAAATTTTGGAAGATATAAAGATTGAAGAAGGGGAAGATGTAGCAATTATGGTTAATGGTTTAGGCGGAACACCACTTATGGAGTTATATGTTATGAATAATGATGTTCATGTTTTGCTAGAAGAAAAAGGTCTAAATATTTATAAAACTATAATAGGGAATATGATGACATCTCTCGAAATGCAAGGAGCTTCAGTTACAGTTCTAAAATTAGATGAGGAATTAAAAGGTTATTTGGATGCAAAAGCAGATACACCAGCTTGGAAATAAATTGATACATTGAAAATTAGGAGGCTATCATGAATAGAGATTTATTGTTAGAAACGATTGAAAAAATAGCGGATACTATTATAGAGAACAAAGAAATGCTAAATGATTTGGATAGAGCAATTGGAGATGCAGATCATGGCATAAATATGGCTAGAGGGTTTAATGAAGTAAAAGCTAAGATAGACACAGTGAGAGAAAAAGATTGTGGCGATATCTTGAAAATGGTAGCTATGACTTTGATATCAACGGTTGGAGGAGCTTCTGGTCCACTTTATGGGACGGCTTTTATGAAGGCAGCTGCAGTAGCAAAGGGAAAGATGGAATTGGAGAAACAAGACTTTGTGGATATATACAATCAAGCTATCGAGGGAATAAAGATGAGAGGAAAGTCCGATAAAGGTTGTAAGACTATGTTAGATGCATTGATTCCAGCACAAGAGGCATTTTATGAATCAATTGAAAAAGGGCAGGATTTGTCAGAAGCGTCTAAATTAGCAGAGATAGCAGCTGAAAAAGGAGTAGAATATACTAAAGAGATAATAGCTACAAAAGGGCGTGCTAGTTATCTTGGTGAACGAAGCATAGGGCATCAAGATCCTGGGGCTACATCGAGTTATCTGATTCTTAAAGTAATAGCGGAAGTTTTAGCTAAATAGCCTGTGGCTAAATAGCTTTTAGTTAGATATCTTTCAGCTAAATAAGTTAGGAATTTGGATAAGTAAAATGGACTTATAGTCCGATGGTGACGATTAACAGCTAGATAATGGAGGATAATATGGTAGGAATTGTTTTGGTATCACATAGTGTAAAGATAGTAGAAGGAACGATAGAGCTTTGCCAACAAATGGCGCAGAGTGAAATTAAACTAATAAATGCAGGAGGAACAGCGGATGGAAGAATAGGAACTGATACAACTAAAATAATGAGTGCTATAGAAGATGCAAATACAGGAGACGGTGTGGTATTAATTGCCGATATTGGAAGCTCTGTTATGAGTACTCAGATGGCACTTGAATTCTTAGATGAAGAGATTCGAGAGAAAATTATTTTAGCTGATACACCTTTTGTAGAAGGGAGTATCGCAGCTGTTGTAGAAGCTTCACTAGGTCATGATTTGAAAAAGGTAGTTAAAGCGGCAGAACAAGCAAAAAATTATTCTAAAAAGTAAAGTTAGCCTATATATATTATGATTTTTGAAGACACGTTATTTGCTAGAT includes:
- the dhaL gene encoding dihydroxyacetone kinase subunit DhaL; the encoded protein is MNRDLLLETIEKIADTIIENKEMLNDLDRAIGDADHGINMARGFNEVKAKIDTVREKDCGDILKMVAMTLISTVGGASGPLYGTAFMKAAAVAKGKMELEKQDFVDIYNQAIEGIKMRGKSDKGCKTMLDALIPAQEAFYESIEKGQDLSEASKLAEIAAEKGVEYTKEIIATKGRASYLGERSIGHQDPGATSSYLILKVIAEVLAK
- the dhaM gene encoding dihydroxyacetone kinase phosphoryl donor subunit DhaM is translated as MVGIVLVSHSVKIVEGTIELCQQMAQSEIKLINAGGTADGRIGTDTTKIMSAIEDANTGDGVVLIADIGSSVMSTQMALEFLDEEIREKIILADTPFVEGSIAAVVEASLGHDLKKVVKAAEQAKNYSKK